The sequence TTGGCTCATTACAGTTTTGCTGTTATTGTTCATTGCTTTAACTTGTTTGCCCATAGGATTTGAATCTGGGCTTTTAGACGTTAGAATTTTGCATTTATCTTTTCTAGGCATTGTCAAGGTTTTAGTGAGTCGTTTCTTTTTCCCCTGTTTTGCCGAAGAGCTGCTATTTCGCGTACTACCACTTCCCAGCAAAACCAGTAATAGTCCAATAAAAAGCCAATTAATTATGGCTTTTATCAGCATAGTTGTTTATGTGGTAGCTCATCCTATCTTTGCCTTTTTAGTTTACCAAAAAGCATTCGGAGTTTTCACGAATCCCGGTTTTCTGTTGTCAACGCTAATTTTAGGAATCACCTTGACGATTTCCTACTGGCACTCTCGCTCAATCTGGTCCCCCATTGTAATTCATTGGATAGTTGTTGTCGTTTGGCTACTTATATTCGATGGATATTCAAAATTAGATTTATAGTATCTGGAACACTATTCCACTTT comes from Coleofasciculus chthonoplastes PCC 7420 and encodes:
- a CDS encoding CPBP family glutamic-type intramembrane protease; translated protein: MNWLERIYHKVISALLTVPTLESWLITVLLLLFIALTCLPIGFESGLLDVRILHLSFLGIVKVLVSRFFFPCFAEELLFRVLPLPSKTSNSPIKSQLIMAFISIVVYVVAHPIFAFLVYQKAFGVFTNPGFLLSTLILGITLTISYWHSRSIWSPIVIHWIVVVVWLLIFDGYSKLDL